From the Hevea brasiliensis isolate MT/VB/25A 57/8 chromosome 15, ASM3005281v1, whole genome shotgun sequence genome, one window contains:
- the LOC110672121 gene encoding F-box/kelch-repeat protein At1g30090 has protein sequence MQRVRMSSEQAPVHKLGDSQMALSPKFRLAMIQSSLLSPSSELESSLQGEPLIPGLPDDVALNCLLRLPVQSHAACRTVCKRWHLLLGNKERFFTRRKELGFKDPWLFVFAFHKCTGKIQWQVLDLTHFSWHTIPVMPCKERVCPHGFRCASIPLDGTLFVCGGMVSDVDCPLDLVLKYEMQKNRWTVMNQMIAARSFFASGVIDGMIYVAGGNSTNLFELDSAEVLDPVKGKWRCIASMGTNMASYDAAVLEGKLLVTEGWLWPFFVSPRGQVYDPRTDRWENMAVGLREGWTGSSVVVYGCLFVVSELERMKLKVYDVDSDSWETIEGPPLPEQICKPFAVNACDCKIYVVGRNLHVAVGHISKLKQKGTCEKKWSFSVTWHVVDPPDTFSDLTPSSSQVLYA, from the coding sequence ATGCAAAGAGTTCGTATGTCATCTGAACAAGCACCTGTACATAAGCTAGGGGATTCCCAGATGGCATTATCTCCTAAGTTTAGATTAGCTATGATCCAATCTTCTTTGTTAAGCCCTTCATCAGAGCTGGAGTCATCTCTCCAAGGCGAACCCTTAATACCTGGGCTTCCTGATGATGTTGCCCTTAACTGTCTTCTCCGGCTTCCAGTCCAGAGCCATGCAGCCTGTAGAACAGTTTGCAAGCGATGGCATTTACTACTTGGTAATAAGGAGCGGTTCTTCACCCGTAGAAAGGAACTTGGCTTTAAGGACCCTTGGCTCTTTGTCTTTGCTTTCCACAAATGCACTGGGAAAATTCAGTGGCAAGTTCTAGATCTTACCCACTTCTCATGGCACACTATCCCAGTAATGCCCTGTAAGGAGAGGGTCTGCCCTCATGGATTTAGGTGTGCATCAATACCCCTTGATGGTACACTCTTTGTTTGTGGGGGCATGGTCTCTGATGTGGATTGCCCCCTTGATTTGGTCTTGAAGTATGAGATGCAAAAAAATCGTTGGACTGTGATGAATCAAATGATTGCAGCCAGATCATTTTTTGCAAGTGGGGTAATTGATGGGATGATATATGTAGCTGGAGGAAACAGTACTAATCTTTTTGAGCTTGACTCGGCAGAAGTTTTGGATCCTGTCAAGGGGAAATGGCGCTGCATTGCAAGCATGGGAACTAATATGGCATCTTATGATGCAGCAGTTCTTGAAGGGAAGCTTCTTGTGACAGAAGGCTGGTTGTGGCCATTTTTTGTCTCTCCTAGGGGTCAGGTATATGATCCAAGAACTGATAGGTGGGAGAATATGGCTGTTGGATTGAGAGAAGGCTGGACTGGTTCAAGTGTAGTAGTCTATGGGTGCTTGTTTGTGGTTTCAGAGCTTGAAAGGATGAAGCTCAAGGTTTATGATGTGGACTCCGATTCCTGGGAGACAATAGAAGGGCCTCCTTTACCAGAGCAAATTTGCAAACCCTTTGCTGTGAATGCCTGTGATTGCAAAATCTATGTTGTGGGTCGGAATCTGCATGTTGCTGTGGGTCACATCTCTAAGCTCAAGCAAAAAGGCACTTGCGAAAAAAAGTGGAGCTTCAGTGTTACATGGCATGTAGTAGATCCTCCAGATACTTTTTCTGACCTGACACCCTCAAGCTCTCAGGTTCTGTATGCTTAG